One segment of Meriones unguiculatus strain TT.TT164.6M chromosome 3, Bangor_MerUng_6.1, whole genome shotgun sequence DNA contains the following:
- the Klhl8 gene encoding kelch-like protein 8, giving the protein MASEPTNGKQARSHVTKGRRLQQQQVRSRSSVSEGDGDGDSFTFEANEAWKDFHGSLLRFYENGELCDVTLKVGSKLISCHKLVLACVIPYFRAMFLSEMAEAKQALIEIRDFDGDAMEDLVKFVYSSRLTLTVDNVQPLLYAACILQVELVARACCEYMKLHFHPSNCLAVRAFAESHNRIDLMDMADQYACEHFTEVVECEDFVSVSPQHLHKLLSSSDLNIDSEKQVYSAAIKWLLANPQHHPKWLDETLAQVRLPLLPIDFLMGVVAKEQIVKQNLKCRDLLDEARNYHLHLSSKPVPDFEYTVRTTPRKHTAGVLFCVGGRGGSGDPFRSIECYSINKNSWFFGPEMNSRRRHVGVISVEGKVYAVGGHDGNEHLGSMEMFDPLTNKWMMKASMNTKRRGIALAALGGPIYAIGGLDDNTCFSDVERYDIESDQWSTVAPMNTPRGGVGSVALINHVYAVGGNDGVASLSSVERYHPHLDKWIEVKEMGQRRAGNGVSELHGCLYVVGGFDDNSPLRSVERYDPRSDKWDHVAALTTPRGGVGIATLMGRIFAVGGHNGNAYLNTVEAFDPVLNKWELVGPVSHCRAGAGVAVCDCLTSQIRDVGHGSSNVVDCM; this is encoded by the exons ATGGCTTCAGAACCCACcaatgggaagcaagccaggagTCACGTGACCAAGGGGAGgcggctgcagcagcagcaggtgaGGAGCAGGTCATCTGTCAGCGAGGGCGACGGGGACGGGGACTCCTTCACCTTCGAAGCCAACGAAGCCTGGAAAGACTTTCACGGCTCCCTCCTCCGGTTCTATGAGAACGGGGAGCTCTGCGACGTCACGCTCAAG GTTGGCTCGAAGCTGATCTCCTGTCACAAGCTGGTGCTGGCCTGTGTGATCCCCTACTTCAGAGCCATGTTTCTCTCTGAAATGGCTGAAGCCAAGCAGGCGCTGATTGAGATTCGGGACTTTGACGGTGACGCCATGGAAGACTTGGTGAAGTTCGTCTACTCTTCGAGGCTCACGTTGACGGTGGACAACGTGCAGCCCCTGCTGTACGCAGCGTGCATTCTGCAGGTGGAACTGGTGGCCAGAGCCTGCTGCGAATACATGAAGTTACATTTTCACCCCTCCAACTGCCTGGCAGTACGAGCCTTTGCCGAGAGTCACAACCGAATAGACCTGATGGACATGGCGGACCAGTACGCCTGCGAGCACTTCACCGAGGTGGTGGAATGCGAAGACTTCGTGAGCGTGTCGCCTCAGCACCTGCACAAGCTGCTGTCCTCCAGCGACCTCAACATCGACAGCGAGAAGCAGGTCTACAGCGCTGCCATCAAGTGGCTGCTCgccaatccccagcaccacccgAAGTGGCTGGATGAGACACTTGCACAG GTTCGTCTGCCATTGTTGCCGATTGATTTTCTTATGGGTGTTGTGGCAAAAGAACAGATTGTCAAGCAAAATCTCAAATGTAGAGATCTATTGGATGAAGCAAGAAATTATCACCTTCATTTGAGCAGCAAGCCGGTTCCTGACTTTGAGTACACAGTCCGGACTACCCCAAGGAAGCACACTGCTG GTGTGCTGTTCTGTGTGGGTGGCCGAGGTGGATCTGGTGACCCTTTCCGTAGTATTGAATGCTATTCCATCAACAAAAACAGTTGGTTCTTTGGACCGGAAATGAACAGCCGAAGGCGACATGTAGGCGTGATCTCTGTGGAAG GTAAAGTGTATGCAGTGGGCGGACATGATGGAAATGAGCATTTAGGCAGCATGGAGATGTTTGATCCTCTCACTAACAAATGGATGATGAAGGCGTCAATGAACACCAAGAG GCGAGGGATCGCCTTGGCCGCCTTAGGGGGCCCGATCTATGCAATCGGGGGGCTGGATGACAACACCTGCTTCAGTGATGTGGAGAGGTACGACATCGAGTCTGATCAGTGGAGCACAGTGGCCCCGATGAACACTCCCCGTGGCGGCGTTGGCTCCGTGGCTTTAATA AACCATGTGTATGCTGTGGGCGGCAACGATGGAGTAGCTTCCTTATCCAGTGTGGAAAGGTATCATCCACACCTGGATAAGTGGATAGAAGTCAAGGAAATGGGTCAGCGAAGAGCAGGCAACGGGGTTAGCGAGCTTCACGGCTGCTTGTATGTTGTTG GTGGCTTTGACGATAACTCCCCTTTGCGCTCAGTTGAGCGGTATGACCCTCGGAGCGACAAGTGGGACCACGTGGCAGCACTCACCACTCCCCGGGGCGGGGTGGGGATCGCCACACTGATGGGCAGGATCTTTGCGGTTGGCGGCCACAATGGCAACGCGTATCTGAACACCGTGGAGGCCTTTGACCCGGTGCTGAATAA GTGGGAGCTGGTTGGACCCGTGTCTCACTGCAGAGCTGGTGCTGGTGTGGCCGTGTGTGACTGCCTGACTAGCCAGATCCGAGACGTTGGCCATGGCTCCTCTAACGTGGTCGATTGTATGTGA